A single genomic interval of Drosophila virilis strain 15010-1051.87 chromosome 2, Dvir_AGI_RSII-ME, whole genome shotgun sequence harbors:
- the gro gene encoding protein groucho isoform X4, giving the protein MYPAPVRHPAAGGPPPQGPIKFTIADTLERIKEEFNFLQAQYHSIKLECEKLANEKTEMQRHYVMYYEMSYGLNVEMHKQTEIAKRLNTLINQLLPFLQADHQQQVLQAVERAKQVTMQELNLIIGQHQQQHGIHQLLQQIHAQQVPGGPPQPMGALNPFGALGATMGLPHGPQGLLKAPPDHQRPDIKPMGLEGPAGAEERLRNSVSPADREKYRTRSPLDIENDSKRRKDEKLQESHSPRPNGEHVSMEVRDRESLNGERLDKPGGSGIKQERPPSRSGSSSSRSTPSLKTKDMDKPGTPGAKARTPTPNAAAPSQGANPKQMMQQGGPPPAGYPASPYQRPADPYQRPPSDPAYGRPPLPYDPHAHVRTNGIPHPSALTGGKPAYSFHMNGEGSLQPVPFPPDALVGVGIPRHARQINTLSHGEVVCAVTISNPTKYVYTGGKGCVKVWDISQPGNKNPVSQLDCLQRDNYIRSVKLLPDGRTLIVGGEASNLSIWDLASPTPRIKAELTSAAPACYALAISPDSKVCFSCCSDGNIAVWDLHNEILVRQFQGHTDGASCIDISPDGSRLWTGGLDNTVRSWDLREGRQLQQHDFSSQIFSLGYCPTGDWLAVGMENSHVEVLHASKPDKYQLHLHESCVLSLRFATCGKWFVSTGKDNLLNAWRTPYGASIFQSKETSSVLSCDISTDDKYIVTGSGDKKATVYEVIY; this is encoded by the exons atgtatCCCGCACCGGTGCGTCACCCCGCCGCCGGG GGACCACCACCTCAGGGTCCAATCAAATTTACCATTGCCGATACACTGGAGCGCATCAAGGAGGAATTTAATTTTCTGCAGGCACAATATCACAG CATCAAATTGGAGTGCGAGAAGCTGGCAAACGAAAAGACCGAAATGCAGCGCCATTATGTTATG TACTATGAAATGTCCTATGGCCTTAATGTGGAAATGCACAAGCAAACGGAAATCGCCAAGCGTCTAAACACACTGATCAACCAGCTACTTCCATTCCTACAGGCCGATCATCAGCAACAAGTGCTGCAAGCGGTAGAGCGTGCGAAGCAGGTCACAATGCAGGAACTCAATCTGATCATTGGG cagcatcagcagcaacatggAATACATCAACTTTTA caacaaatacacGCACAACAGGTGCCAGGCGGGCCGCCACAGCCGATGGGCGCTCTAAATCCGTTTGGTGCATTGGGTGCCACGATGGGCTTGCCACATGGGCCACAGGGCTTGCTTAAAGCGCCGCCTGACCATCAAAGGCCGGATATAAAGCCCATGGGCTTAGAGGGACCAGCGGGCGCTGAAGAGCGCTTG CGCAATTCGGTTTCACCAGCGGATCGTGAGAAATATCGTACGCGCTCGCCACTGGATATTGAGAACGACTCGAAACGTCGAAAAGATGAAAAACTGCAA GAATCCCACTCACCACGCCCAAACGGCGAACATGTATCAATGGAGGTGCGTGATCGTGAGAGTCTAAACGGCGAGCGTCTGGACAAACCGGGCGGCAGTGGCATTAAACAGGAGCGCCCGCCTTCGCGTTCAGGCTCCAGTTCATCGCGTTCCACACCCAGCCTCAAGACAAAAGAT ATGGATAAACCGGGCACACCGGGCGCGAAGGCACGTACACCGACACCAAACGCTGCAGCACCATCTCAGGGCGCAAATCCTAAACAAATGATGCAACAAGGTGGCCCACCGCCGGCTGGCTATCCAGCGTCACCGTATCAGCGACCGGCGGATCCCTATCAGCGTCCACCATCGGATCCCGCCTATGGACGACCGCCGTTGCCGTACGATCCGCATGCGCATGTACGAACAAACGGCATTCCACATCCCTCGGCACTAACGGGTGGAAAGCC TGCATACTCTTTCCATATGAACGGCGAGGGTAGCTTGCAGCCGGTGCCATTTCCGCCGGACGCGCTGGTAGGCGTTGGCATACCAAGACATGCGCGACAAATAAATACGTTATCGCATGGCGAGGTCGTCTGTGCGGTGACTATTTCAAATCCTACAAAATACGTTTATACTGGCGGCAAGGGCTGCGTCAAGGTGTGGGACATCTCACAGCCGGGCAATAAGAATCCCGTCAGCCAGCTGGATTGCCTGCAGCGCGATAATTATATACGATCGGTGAAACTGCTGCCGGATGGACGCACACTCATTGTCGGTGGCGAGGCATCGAATCTATCGATATGGGATTTGGCCAGTCCAACGCCACGCATCAAGGCCGAGCTAACCTCAGCGGCGCCTGCCTGTTATGCGCTCGCCATCAGTCCCGATTCGAAGGTGTGCTTCTCGTGCTGCAGCGATGGCAACATCGCTGTCTGGGATCTGCACAATGAGATACTGGTACGTCAGTTCCAGGGTCACACGGACGGTGCCTCGTGCATTGACATCAGTCCGGATGGCTCAAGATTATGGACCGGCGGCCTGGACAATACAGTGCGCTCGTGGGACCTACGCGAAGGtcgccagctgcagcagcacgaTTTCAGTTCTCAAATATTCTCGCTTGGCTACTGTCCCACAG GTGACTGGCTGGCCGTAGGCATGGAGAATTCACATGTGGAAGTATTGCATGCATCGAAACCAGACAAGTATCAGCTCCATTTGCACGAGAGCTGCGTTCTGTCGTTGCGGTTTGCCACCTGTGGCAAATGGTTCGTTTCCACCGGCAAAGACAACCTGCTTAACGCATGGCGAACACCATACGGTGCCAGTATATTCCAG TCGAAGGAAACATCATCCGTACTTAGCTGCGACATATCAACTGACGACAAATATATTGTGACGGGTTCGGGCGATAAAAAGGCTACTGTCTATGaagttatttattaa